A single region of the Bacteroidales bacterium genome encodes:
- a CDS encoding anthranilate synthase component I family protein: MDKIKITIKTKKILADTITPVSIYLKVRDKFSNSILLESSDYRGSINSSSFVCFQHIAGFTVEKNNIIEQFPDGTKKETIIDKNVSVPEKMQDFINKFQFDNTEPAVSNINGLFGYAAYDAVKYFENIDINAKIKEEYYVPEIKYSFYKYIIAINHFKNELTIIENLFGDEKTKIEEIETLLNNKNFATYPFVSVTGEQSNLTDEKYIEMVKKGKEHCFRGDVFQIVLSRQFSQKFTGDEFNVYRALRSINPSPYLFYFDYGNYKIFGSSPESQLTIKNGKAFINPIAGTFKRTGDDEADKLLAEKLLKDPKENAEHIMLVDLARNDLSRNSKNVKVEVLSEVQYYSHVLHLVSTVSGELEKGTNSCKVMADTFPAGTLSGAPKYKAMQLIDKYENQNRGYYGGCIGCIGFNGDFNQAIMIRSFLSKNNTLFYQAGAGIVSESKEINELNEVNNKLAALKKAIDIAGKMNT, translated from the coding sequence ATGGATAAAATTAAAATAACTATTAAAACAAAAAAAATACTTGCAGACACAATAACTCCTGTAAGCATTTATCTTAAAGTAAGAGATAAGTTTTCAAATTCCATATTGCTCGAAAGCTCTGATTATAGAGGAAGCATAAACAGTTCTTCTTTTGTATGTTTTCAGCATATTGCCGGTTTCACAGTTGAAAAAAATAATATAATAGAGCAATTTCCCGATGGTACCAAAAAAGAAACAATTATTGATAAGAATGTTTCTGTTCCCGAAAAAATGCAGGATTTCATTAACAAATTTCAGTTCGATAACACTGAACCCGCAGTTTCCAATATAAACGGACTCTTCGGCTATGCAGCTTATGATGCCGTAAAATATTTTGAAAATATTGATATTAATGCAAAAATAAAAGAGGAATATTATGTTCCGGAAATAAAATACAGTTTTTATAAATATATAATTGCAATAAACCATTTTAAAAATGAGCTTACAATTATCGAAAATCTTTTTGGTGATGAAAAAACAAAAATTGAAGAAATAGAAACGCTGTTGAACAACAAGAATTTTGCAACATATCCATTTGTTTCGGTTACCGGTGAACAGTCGAATCTTACCGACGAAAAATATATAGAAATGGTGAAGAAAGGAAAGGAGCATTGTTTCAGAGGTGATGTTTTTCAGATTGTTTTGTCGCGGCAGTTTTCACAAAAATTTACAGGTGATGAGTTTAATGTTTACAGGGCGCTTCGTTCTATAAATCCTTCGCCGTATTTGTTTTATTTTGATTACGGAAATTATAAAATTTTCGGTTCTTCTCCCGAATCGCAGTTAACCATAAAAAACGGAAAAGCTTTCATTAACCCAATTGCAGGAACTTTCAAACGAACCGGCGATGATGAAGCCGACAAGTTATTAGCCGAAAAACTTCTCAAAGACCCGAAAGAAAATGCCGAACATATAATGCTTGTTGACCTTGCAAGAAATGATTTAAGCAGAAATTCGAAAAATGTAAAAGTCGAAGTTTTATCGGAAGTTCAATATTACAGTCATGTTTTGCATTTGGTATCAACAGTTTCAGGAGAACTTGAAAAAGGAACAAATAGCTGCAAAGTAATGGCAGATACTTTTCCGGCAGGCACATTATCGGGTGCACCAAAATATAAAGCAATGCAATTAATTGATAAATATGAAAATCAAAACAGGGGTTATTATGGCGGCTGCATTGGCTGCATAGGGTTTAATGGCGATTTTAATCAGGCAATAATGATACGTTCTTTTTTAAGTAAAAACAACACTTTGTTTTATCAGGCAGGAGCAGGAATTGTTTCCGAATCAAAAGAAATAAACGAACTCAACGAAGTAAATAACAAACTTGCTGCACTGAAA